One genomic segment of Theobroma cacao cultivar B97-61/B2 chromosome 6, Criollo_cocoa_genome_V2, whole genome shotgun sequence includes these proteins:
- the LOC108662437 gene encoding uncharacterized protein LOC108662437, protein MWLVAKLDPIKYIFEKLVLFGRIARWQVLVSEYDIVYVSKKSIKRSAIADFLTDRATEDYEPVSFDFPDEDLMAILHIEKDDPNEPNPWKMYFDGASNALGHGIGTVLVSPNEKYYPATARLNFNCTNNMVEYEALLMGLQAAIEMKVRTIEVYGDSALVICQMKEIYEVSIHCLYVEEEVDGKPWYHDIMQYIRHQAYPENATDNDKWTLRRLATGFFLSGEVLYKRCQDQVLLRCVDATEANKIMEEVHEGTCGAHFNGHMLARQIMRAGYYWLTLESNCINFVRRCHKCQIYADRIHAPLAPLHVFTAPWPFSMWGMDVIGLITPKASNGHRFILVAIDYFTK, encoded by the exons CAAGTATATTTTCGAAAAACTTGTCTTGTTTGGAAGAATAGCACGGTGGCAAGTTCTAGTATCTGAgtatgatattgtgtatgtgtccaaaaaatcaatcaaaaggAGCGCCATCGCTGATTTCCTCACAGATCGAGCTACTGAGGATTATGAACCTGTAAGTTTTGATTTTCCAGACGAAGATTTGATGGCCATCTTGCACATAGAAAAGGACGACCCTAATGAACCTAATCCATGGAAGATGTATTTTGATGGAGCATCTAATGCTTTGGGGCACGGAATTGGGACAGTGTTGGTTTCTCCAAATGAAAAGTACTATCCAGCCACGGCAAGATTGAATTTCAATTGTACTAATAATATGGTGGAGTATGAGGCTTTGCTAATGGGATTACAAGCAGCAATCGAGATGAAGGTTAGAACAATAGAGGTTTACGGAGATTCAGCTTTGGTGATATGTCAAATGAAAG AAATCTATGAAGTCTCCATACACTGCCTGTATGTTGAAGAAGAGGTTGATGGTAAGCCATGGTATCATGATATCATGCAATACATTAGGCACCAGGCATATCCGGAGAATGCCACGGACAATGACAAATGGACCCTTAGAAGATTAGCAACGGGTTTCTTCTTGAGCGGAGAAGTGCTATACAAAAGATGTCAGGATCAAGTACTTTTGAGATGTGTGGATGCTACTGAGGCCAACAAAATAATGGAAGAAGTCCACGAAGGAACTTGTGGAGCTCACTTTAATGGACATATGTTGGCCAGACAAATTATGAGAGCTGGATATTATTGGTTGACATTGGAATCAAACTGCATAAACTTCGTTCGAAGGTGCCACAAGTGTCAGATTTATGCAGATAGGATCCATGCTCCACTAGCCCCATTGCACGTTTTCACGGCACCTTGGCCATTTTCAATGTGGGGAATGGATGTGATTGGGCTTATTACTCCAAAAGCCTCTAATGGACATCGATTCATATTGGTGGCCATTGATTATTTCACGAAATAG